GCCGCAATACGATACACGTACTATGAGTAACCCGTGGATAGCGATCGGCGCGTTGGGGGTCGTCGCGATCGGCCTCCCGCTGGTGATGATGGCGATGTCTGCGATGCTTCGCCCCACCGTGCCGGAGCAAGGGAAATCCGCCACCTACGAGAGCGGCGAGGTCCCGACGGGCACCACGCGCATCCGGTTCAACATCCAGTACTACATGGTTGCGCTCCTGTTCGTCATTTTCGACATCGAGACGGTCCTGATCTTTCCGTGGACCGTCATCTACCGAAACGCCGTCTCGGAGGCGGGCCTCGCACAGGCGCTGGTCCCGATGTTGATCTTCATCGGCGTCCTCCTCGTCGGTCTCGTCTGGGCGTGGCGCAACGGTGCGGTCCGCTGGGTGCGTTCGGACCGCACAGACAGACAGCAGGTAGAAACATGAGTAGCCAAAACACAACGACGACCTCGGCACAGACCACGCAGGAGGCTCGGATGGGCGAGGGGGTGGACGCCCGGTTCAACTCCAAGCTCCGCGAGGCGTTCGGCTCCACGCCGTTCATCCTCACCAAGTTCGACAAGTTCATGAACTGGGTCCGGGGCTCCTCCATGTTCATGCTGCAGTTCGGCATCGCCTGCTGCAGCATCGAGATGATGCACACCTACGCGGTCAAACACGACCTCGACCGCTTCGGTGCCGGCGTCCCGCGCGCCTCGCCGCGACAGGCCGACGTGATCATCGTCCCGGGCACCATCGTCTCGAAGTTCGCCCCGCGCATGAAGCGCGTCTACGACCAGATGCCCGAGCCGAAGTTCGTCGTCGGGATGGGCTCCTGTACGATCTCCGGCGGCCCCTTCCAGGAGGGCTACAACGTCATCAAGGGTGCCGAGGAGGTCATCCCGGTGGACATCCACGTCCCCGGGTGCCCCCCGCGCCCCGAGGCGCTCGTCTACGGCGTCGCGAAGCTCCAGGAGCGCGTCGCCAACGGCGAGACCTCCCCGGTGACGGTCAAGCCGTACGAACTCGAGCAGTTCGGCGACCTCGACCGCGACGAACTCGTCCAGCACCTCGCGAGCCAGATCGACGAGGAGGACCTCGTCATGCGCTACAACTGGGCGGAGTCGCCATGAGCCTGGAAGAACCCACTCCCGGATCGGCGACCGAGGTCGGCGTCACCGAGCAGGGACTCGACTACGACGCGATCGAGTCGCTCCTCGGCGACCTCGTCGTCGGCCGCGAGTCGCACGTCAACGCCGAGTCGTTCGTCGTCCGCCCCGACCGGGTGGCGGCCGCGCTCGACCGCCTCAAGAACCGGGCCGGCTTCGATCACCTGTCGTGCGTCACGGCCCAGGAGTACGAGGACCGCTTCGAGAGCATCTACCACCTGAAGAAGTACGCCGACCCGACCCACGAGGTCAACCTCGTCGTACCGACGGGGCGCGAGAACCCCCACAGCCAGTCCGGGAACGCGGTCTTCCGCACCGCGGACTGGCACGAGCGGGAGGCCTACGACCTCGTCGGCATCGAGTACGACGACCACCCCGATCTCCGGCGAATCCTCCTGCCGGAGACCTGGCAGGGTCATCCCCTTCGCCTCGACTACGATCAGGAGCAGCCCCAGGTCGTCGCCTTCCGGGAACACGCGAACCCCCTCCAGCAGGACCAGCGCGACGACGACACGGACACGATGTTCGTCAACATCGGGCCGCACCACCCGGCGACCCACGGGGTGTTGCACCTGAAGACGACGCTCGACGGCGAACAGGTCGCTGACGTCGATCCCGACATCGGTTACCTCCACCGCTGTGAGGAGCAGATGTGCCAGCAGAGCACCTACCGCCACCAGATCATGCCCTACCCCGACCGCTGGGACTACATCTCCGCGGGCATCCTCAACGAGTGGGCGTACGCGCGCGCGGCGGAGGACCTCGCCGACATCGACGTCCCGGAGTACGCACAGATCATCCGCACCATGAGCGCGGAGCTGTGCCGCATCGCGAGCCACATGCTCGCGGTGGGGACGTTCGCGCTCGACGTCTACGGCGACTTCACCGCCATCTTCATGTACGCGACGCGGGACCGCGAGATCGTCCAGAACATCCTGGAGGACCTCACCGGCCAGCGGCTCATGTTCAACTACCTCCGGCTGGGCGGCGTGGCGTGGGACCTGCCGGATCCCCGCGAGGAGTTCTTCGAGAAGACCCGCGACTTCCTCGACGACCTGCCCGCCAAACTCGAGGAGTACCACGACCTCATCACGGGCAACGAGATCTTCCAGCTCCGCTGCGTGAACACCGGCGTCCTCGAACCGGACGTGGCGAAGAGCTACGGGACGACGGGACCGGTCGCGCGTGGGTCGGGCATCGACTACGACCTGCGGCGGGACGATCCCTACGGGTACTACCCCGACCTCGACTGGAACGTCGTCGTCGAGGACGGCTGTGACAACTTCGCGCGCGTGCTCGTCCGCCTCCGCGAGGTCGAAGAATCCGCGAAGATCATCGAACAGTGTCTCGACCTGCTCGAAGACTGGCCGGAAGACGATCGCGAGATCCAGAGCAACGTCCCTCGCACCCTCAAACCCGAGAACGATCGGGAGATCTACCGGGCGGTCGAGGCGGCGAAGGGCGAACTCGGCATCTACATCCGGTCGGACGGCACCGACAAACCCGCGCGCTTCAAGATCCGAAGCCCCTGCTTTTCGAACCTGCAGGCGCTCCCGGAGATGTCCGAAGGCGAGTACGTCCCCGATCTGGTCGCCTCGCTCGGTAGCCTCGACATCGTCCTCGGGGAGGTCGATCGATGAGCGCGGGCGATCTCACCGTCGCGCTGCTCCAGCAGGGTAACGCCTCCAACGCGAGCAACGCGAGCGGTAACGCGACGAACGCGACGAACGCCACCAACGCGACGGCACCCCCCGTCAGCGGGGGGACGCTCACGGACACGATCGGGAACCTGCTCGGCTTCGGCGGGAACATGGGGCCGCTCGAGACGTTCGTCGCGGCGCTGATCGCGGCGTTCATCGTCGGCAACATCATGCTCATCACGACCGCGATCGCGGGGCCGTGGGCGAAGCGGAAGATCACGGCGGCGTTCACCGACCGCATCGCGGTCAACCGGGTCGGGCCGTTCGGCCTGCTCATCATCGTCGCCGACGCGGTGCGCCTCCTCTCGAAGGAACTCATCATCCCCGAGGGCGCGGACCGCCCGGCGTTCGACCTCGCGCCCGTCGTGATGGTCGCCTCCGCCCTGCTCGGGTTCGCGGTCATCCCGATGGGTAGCGGCATCCAGCTCGCCGACCCCGAGGTCGGCCTCGCGTACGTCTTCGCGGTCTCCTCCATCGCCAGCGTCGGACTGGTGATGGGCGGCTACGCGTCGAACAACAAGTACTCGTTCCTCGGCGGTCTGCGCGCGGTGGCGCAGAACATCGCCTACGAGATTCCGCTCGTCGTCACGGCGGCGTCGGTGGTCATCTTCGCCGGCTCGCTCCAGATGAGCACCATCGTGAACATGCAGGCGGAGCCGCTGTTCACGGTGGCGGGCATCACCGTCCCCTCGTGGTACGCGTTCGTCAACCCGTTCGCGTTCGTGCTGTTCATCGCCGCCAACCTCGCCGAGGTCGGGCGCAACCCGTTCGACGTGCCCGAGGCCCCGACCGAGATCGTCGCCGGGTACCAGACGGAGTATTCCTCGGTCTACTTCGTGCTGATGTACCTCGCGGAGTTCCTGCACATCTTCCTCGGCGGGGCGATCATCGCGACGATCTTCCTCGGCGGCCCGGCCGGACCGCTCCTGCCCGGGTTCGTCTGGTTCATGATCAAGATCTGGGCGGTCTTCCTGCTGACGCAGTGGGCCCGCTCTGCGGTCCCGCGCGTCCGCATCGACCAGCTCATCGAGATCGGCTGGAAGGGGATGCTCGTGCTCTCCTTCGCCAACCTCCTGCTCACCGCCGTCATCGTGGGGGTGATCGTCTGAGACGGCCGGCCCCGGGGCGTTCCGGGGCGAGTCGGGCACCGCCCGACGACGCCCGGGCAGGCGGAGATCCCGGGGTTGAAATCCCCCCTTCGAGAAGGGTATACCAATGATTGGAATCCTCAAGGGCATGGCGACCACGATGAAACACGCCCTGGACGGGACGACGTTCACCGTCGAGTACCCCGACCAGGCACCGGAGGTCAGCCCCCGGTTCCGCGGCGTGCACAAGTTCAGCCAGGAGCGCTGCATCTGGTGTCGCCAGTGTGAGAACGTCTGCCCGAACGACACCATCCAGATCGTCACGGACGAACAGCGCAACGGCGAGCAGTACAACCTCCACATCGGCCAGTGCGTCTACTGCCGACTCTGCGAGGAGGTCTGCCCCGTCGACGCCATCCTGCTCACCCAGAACTTCGAGTTCACGGCGGACACGAAGGACGAGTTCGCCTACAACATGGAGCAGTTGAAGAACGTCCCCTGGTACAAGGACATCGACCCGCTCGCCTCCCGCGAGCCCGACCGCGGCGCGTGGATCGGCGAGGGCGAAGGCGACGTGGACTACCAGTAAAGCACCACTTTTTTGGGCGAGGTCCTCCTCGGCGTGGCGAAGCCACGCCTCGTCGAACCCCGCCCAAAAACCTGGACTAAAAACGCCGCTCGCTCGTTCGCTTCGCTCACTCGCTCGCGGTACGACACGGATCGAGCCGCACGCAAAACCTGTTTCCGCGAGCGAGAGCGAGGCGTGAGCGAAGCGAGCGCCTCGAACAGCCGAGCGGCGGAGCCGTGAGGCGAACGCAGTAAGCGGACGCTTGCCGAACGAGAGAAGCGAGTCCAGCAGTGGACGAAAAAGGCCGCTCCGAGCGGTAACGGGAGCGGTGACCCTGCTCTGTGAGGTGCCGCCAACGTTTCGCATCGATGGGTTCACCGCGTGGGGCGGAAAGTGACTAATAGCCGTAGATAGTACGGTACGTATGCCGGTAGTCAGCACGCCGAACGTACTCGGCGGCGACCCCCGTCTCGAAGGACGTCGTATCTCGGTACTACAGGTCGCTGATCTCGTACTCGCGGGGCACGGACCCGAGCACGTCGCCGACCAACTCGGCATCACCCTCGCGGAGGTCCACGAGGCGATGGCTTACTACTACAATCATCCCGACCAGATGGAGGCCGTCCGAGAAGCCTACGAAGACCTCGAAGCGGACCTGGCTGAACGGTCGAACGCGCCACACGCACCACCGTAGATGACTCGACTGGCGTTTCTCGTCGACGAACACGTTCCGCGCGTGTTCACCACCTCCTTACGGTCCAGTGGGTTCGAGGCGACGACCGCCCGAGAACGGTACGGAGAGAGGAGCAACGATCGAACGATCCTCGACGACTGTCGACGGGAGGAGATGGTCGTCGTCACCAACGACCGTGACTTCGTCCGGATGGGCGACGAACACGCGGGCATCGTGATGTATACCGACCGGACCCTATTGCTCGATGCGCCGCTCGAGGCAGTCGAGGCGATCACCCGAATCAATCGGTACTACACGCCGGCGGAGATTCGCAACACCGTCGAATGGTTGGACGACTGGACATAGCCGTCGGCTCGACGGACGACAGCGACTCCTCTAAACCGCTGCCCGTGCATGCGCGCTCGTAGACGATTCTCGAAACGTTGAAACCCCGAGCGCAACGACAGACACCAATGGCAGTAGCAGAGACACTAGCATTCGCGCTGTTCGCCATCGTAACGGTGGGGAGCGCACTCGGCGTCGTGCTCGTGCGTGACGTCTGGCACGCGGCGCTGCTCCTCGGGGTGGCGCTGCTGTCGGTCGCGGTGCACTACGTCATGCTACGCGCCGAGTTCCTGGCGGCGATGCAGGTCCTCGTCTACGTCGGCGGGGTCCTCATCCTCATCACCTTCGCGGTGATGCTGACCCGCGAGTCCGCCAGCGACGAGGAGGTGCCAGCATGACCACGCGTCCACGCTTGAAACTCGACGGCAGTAGCATGGTGCCGGGCCTCGCCGCGGTGGCGTTGTTCGTCGTCATGGCCGCGGTGTTCCTCACTGCGCAGTACGGCCAGCCGCAGGGCTTCGCCGAGGGGAGTATCACCGCGAGCATCGGCTACGCGATGTTCGACCTCGTGAACCTCGCCACCCACGAGTCCGAGGGCTTTCTCATCGCGTTCGAGATCATCGACGTCGTCCTCGTCGCCGCGCTGGTGGCGGCCGTGATGCTGGCGCGCCGCGAAGGCGGCTCCGCTCACGGCCCCGCCGGCGCGTCCGTTCGCACCGACGGCGGACGGGCGGACCGGGACGACTCGACCGAGGACGAACTGGCCGACGAACCGACCGACGGCGAATCCCCGGGGGAGGGCCGCTGATGGCCGTCCCCGTCCAGTACTACCTCGTGCTGTCGGCGGCGGTGTTCTGCATCGGCCTGTTCGGCATCCTGACCCGTCGCAACGCGCTGTTCTTCCTGATGAGCGTCGAACTCATGCTGAACGCGGCGAACATCAACCTCGTCGCGTTCTCCTACCAGTTCGGCAACCTCACCGGGCAGGTGTTCAGCCTGTTCACGATGGCGCTGGCCGCCGCGGAGGTGGCCGTCGGGATCGGCATCATCCTCGTACTGTACCGGAACTTCAGCGACGTGGACGTCACCAAGGCGACCACGATGAGGTGGTAAGATCATGGCAGGAGTATTCGACTACGCGCCGGCGATCGCACTGTTGCCGTTCGTCTCGTTCCTCGTCGCGCTCTTCGGGGGGAAGTACATGCCGAAGAAGGGCGCGCTCGCCGGCATCGTCGCGACCGGCGGCTCGCTCGCGCTGTCCGCCTGGGTGGCGCTGACGGTGCTCGGCGGCGAGACGTACAACCAGGTCATCTACACGTTCGTGGCCACCCAGGACCCGTTCGCCCTGGAGTTCGGCCTGCTGCTCGACCAGCTCTCCTCGCTGATGCTGGTCATCGTCTCGCTCATCGCGTTCCTCGTACACGTGTTCAGCCTCGGCTACATGAACGACGAGGGCGAGATCGGGCTACCGCGGTACTACGCCGAACTCGGCCTGTTCAGCGCGAGCATGCTCGCGTTCGTGATGTCCTCGAACCTGCTGATGGCGTTCATGTTCTTCGAACTGGTCGGGCTCTGCTCGTACCTGCTCATCGGCTTCTGGTTCCGTGACGACGGCCCGGCGTCGGCGGCGAAGAAGGCGTTCCTCGTCACCCGCTTCGGTGACTACTTCTTCCTGATCGGCGTCGTCGCCGTGTTCGCCACGTTCGGCACGGCGGCGTTCGCGGGGGGAGAGAGCTTCCCCCACCTCGCCGAACAGGCCCTGCACGGCGAGGCCCAGGTGAACACCTTCGGCTTCGCGCCGGAGACCTGGTTCACGGTCCTCGGCCTGCTCGTGCTCGGGGGCGTGATGGGCAAGTCCGCCCAGTTCCCGTTCCACACGTGGCTGCCCGACGCGATGGAGGGCCCGACGCCCGTCTCCGCGCTCATCCACGCGGCGACGATGGTCGCCGCTGGCGTCTACCTCGTCGCGCGCATGTACGGCTTCTACGCCCTCTCGCCGACGGCGCTCGCGGTGATCGCCTTCGTCGGCGGCTTCACGGCGCTGTTCGCCGCGACGATGGGCGTCGTCAAGCGCGAGATCAAGCAGGTGCTCGCCTACTCGACCATCTCCCAGTACGGCTACATCATGCTCGCGCTGGGGACGGGCGGATACGTCGCCGCCGTCTTCCACCTGACCACCCACGCGGTGTTCAAGGCGCTGCTGTTCCTCGGCGCGGGGTCGGTCATCATCGCGATGCACCACAACGAGGACATGTGGGACATGGGCGGGCTGAAAGACCGCATGCCCGTCACCTACTGGACGTTCCTCTCGGGGTCGCTCGCGCTCGCGGGCATCGTCCCGTTCTCCGGCTTCTGGTCGAAGGACGAGGTGCTGTTCGAGGCGCTCGTCCACGGCCTCGGCGGGAACCCGCTGCTCCTCGCCGCCTACGCAATGGGCCTGCTCGCCGTCTTCCTGACGGGCTTCTACACCTTCCGGATGGTCATACTGACCTTCCACGGCGAGCCCCGGACGGACACGGCGCGTGATCCCCACGGCGTTCGCTGGAACGTCAAGGGGCCGCTCGTCGTCCTCGGCGTGCTCGCGGCGGTCGTCGGGTTCATCAACGCCGCGCCGATCGCGGAGCTGACCGGCGCGCACGTCGACTTCCTCCACTCGTGGCTGTTCCACGGGCCGGAGAACCTCACCGGCGAGCACTACGAGACGCTGCTCGAGGAGTTCGCCGGCTACGAGGCCGCCTACCCGCTCGGCGAGGTCGGCACGATGCTCGCCTCCGCGGCGGTGTCGCTCGGCCTCGCGCTCGCCGGTGCCGGGCTCGCGGTGGCGCTCTACCGCGGCCCCGCGCCGGTCGAACACACGGACAGACTCGGCTCGATCAAGACGTTGCTCTTCAACAACTACTACCAGGACGAGTACCAGGTGTGGCTCGCCGAGGGCCTGACGGCGAACGTCGCCCGGGGTGCCGACAAGTTCGACCAGGGCGTCATCGACGGCGTGGTCAACGGCGTCTCCAGCGTCTCGCTGTTCTCCGGCAGCCGCATCCGGCGCATCCAGACCGGGATCGTCTCCAACTACGCCGCGCTGCTCACGCTCGGGCTGGTCGCGCTCATCGTCGCGCTCGGGCTGGTCGGGGGGTGGTTCTGAGTGCTGATCGAGGTCCTCATCGCCGCCTGCCTGCTCGGGGCGGCGATCACCTTCCTCGCCCCCGACCGCGTCGCCGGACGCCTCGCGTTCGCGATCAGCCTCGTGCCCGTCGTCGTCAGCGTCTACATGTACTCGGTCTTCGACGGCACGGGTAACGTCCTGCTGCAGGGCGGCCAGCCCGCCTTCGAGACCACGGTCGAGTGGTTCACGCTCGGGGCCTACCAGCTGTCCTACCACACCGGTCTGGACGGCATCTCGATGCCGCTTATCGCGCTCTCGACGATCCTGACGACGCTCGCCATCCTGAGCGCGTGGACGCCGATCGACGAGCGCCAGTCGCAGTTCTACGGGCTGATGTTCGTGATGGAGGCGAGCCTCATCGGCGTCTTCTCCGCGCTCGACTTCTTCGTCTGGTTCGTCTTCTGGGAGGCCGTCCTCATCCCGATGTACTTCCTCATCGGCGTCTGGGGCGGTCCGCGCCGGAAGTACGCCGCGATCAAGTTCTTCGTCTACACGAACGTCGCCTCGCTGGTGATGTTCGTCGGCTTCTTCACCCTCGTGTTCGGGCTGGGCGACTCGATCGCCAGCCTCGGCCTGCCCGAGATCGCGCAGGCGCTCAACCGGGGGGCGCTCGGCTCGGTCTACGGGCTCTCCGGCGACGCGGTCGCGCTGATCGCGTTCGTCCTCATGTTCTTCGGGTTCGCGGTGAAGGTGCCCGTCGTCCCGCTGCACACGTGGCTGCCCGACGCCCACGTCGAGGCCCCCACGCCGGTGTCGGTGATGCTGGCGGGCGTCCTCCTGAAGATGGGGACCTACGCCATGCTCCGGTTCAACTTCACGATGCTGCCGGAGGTGGCGACGGCGCTCGCGCCGTACCTCGCCGCGATCGCGGTGATCAGCGTCATCTACGGCGCGCTGCTCGCGCTCGCCCAGCAGGACCTGAAGCGCATCGTCGCGTACTCCTCGGTCTCGTCGATGGGCTATGTCATCCTCGGTCTCGTCGCCTACACCGTCTACGGGCTGGGCGGCGCGACCTTCCAGATGATCTCCCACGGCCTCATCTCGGGGCTGCTGTTCCTGTGCGTGGGCGTCATCTACAACACGACCCACACGCGCATGGTGGGCGACATGAGCGGGCTGGCCGACCGGATGCCCGTCACGGTCGGCGCGCTGGTCGCCGGCTCGTTCGCCTACATGGGCCTGCCGCTGATGGCCGGCTTCGCCGCGGAGTTCTTCATCTTCGTCGGCACGTTCGACGCCGGGTTCGCCGGCGCGCCCGTGTTCACCGCGCTGGCGATGTTCGGCATCGTCATCGTGGCCGGGTACCTGCTGTTCGCGCTCCAGCGGACGGTGTTCGGCGGGTTCTTCTCCGCGACCGACTACCCGGTGCGTGAGGCCGGCGTCCACGACCTCGTACCGCTGGTCGTGCTCGTCGTGCTCATCGTCGTGCTGGGGACGGCACCCGACATCGCGTTCGCGATGATCCGCGACGCGGTCGGCCCGATCCTCGACCTCGACGCCGCGGGCTACGCCAGCGTCGAGACGCTCAACGCGCTCTCCGCGCTCGGAGGTGTCCAATGATTCCGCTACAAACGACAGAACTCTCCGGGCTGGTCGCGCTCGCGCCGACGCTCGCGTTCGGCCTGACCGCGCTCGGCCTGCTCGTCGTCGACAGCATCGAACCGGAAGCGTCGAACCGCGGCCTGCTCGCGGGGCTCTCCGTCGTGGGGTCGCTGCTCGCGCTGCTCGCGACGGGCTTCGTCCTGTTCGCGACGGGCGGCGAACCGGTCCGGCTGTTCGGCGGACAGCTGATCGTCGACGGGATGAGCCTGTTCTTCACGTTCATCTTCGCGAGCGTGACCGCGCTCGTCAGCCTCGCGAGCTACGACTACCTGCGCGACACCCCCTACCAGGCGGAGTTCTACGCGCTGGTGTTGCTGGCGGCGACGGGCATGTCGCTGATGGCGACGTCGAACTCCTTCGCCACGGTGTTCGTCAGCCTCGAACTGTCCTCGCTTCCCTCCTACGCGCTCGTCGCGTACCTGAAGCGCAACCGCGGGAGCGTCGAGGCGGGCATCAAGTACTTCCTCATCGGGGCGCTCTCGTCTGCGGTACTCGCCTACGGGATCAGCCTCGTCTACGGCGTCACCGGGAGCCTCCTGCTGCCCGAGGTGGCGAGCGCCCTCTCCGGGGGCGTCGGCGACGGCCTGCTCGGCGTGCTCGGCATCGGCGTGCTGATGATCGTCGGCGGGGTCGCGTTCAAGACGGCCTCGGTGCCGTTCCACTTCTGGGCCCCCGAGGCGTACGAGGGCGCGCCCGCACCCATCTCGGCGTTCCTCTCGTCGGCCTCGAAGGCCGCCGGGTTCGTCGTCGCGTTCCGCGTGTTCGTCACCGCGTTCCCGCTCGAGGCGAACATCGGCGTCGACTGGGTGCTCGCGTTCCAGGTGCTCGCGTTCGTGACGATGTTCATCGGGAACTTCGCCGCCGCGACCCAGGAGAACGTAAAGCGCATGCTGGCGTACTCCTCGATCGGGCACGCCGGCTACGTCCTCATCGCGCTCGGCGCGCTCACTGGCGCGGGCGACAGCGGGTTCATCCTCGGCGCGGGGATGCTCCACCTCGTCGTCTACGGGTTCATGAACACGGGCGCGTTCCTGTTCGTCGCGCTCGTCGAGTACTGGGGCGTCGGGCGCACCTTCGAGGACTACAACGGCCTCGCGACCCAGGCACCGGTCGCCTGCGTGGCGATGACCGTCTTCCTGTTCAGCCTCGCGGGGCTGCCCATCGGCGGGGGCTTCCTCTCGAAGTTCTTCCTGCTGATGGCGGCCGTCGACGGCGGCGTGCTCCTGCTCGCCGCCGCGCTCGTCATCAACAGCGCGCTGTCGCTGTACTACTACTCCCGCGTCGTGCGGGCGATGTGGATCGAGGATCCGTCTACGCCCTTCGACATCGAGAGCTACCCGACGGGACTCTACGCCGCGGTCGTCGCCGCGGCCGTCGTCACCGTCGCGCTGCTGCCCGCCCTCGGACTGTTCTCCGACGTGGCGTTCGAGGCGGCCGCGACGCTCTTCTGACGGGCGGGGCGTCGTTCCGACTCGTTCGGTTCCGTTCGCGTTCGTTCCCGTTCTCGCCGTCGCGGGTCCGCCCGTCCCGGCGCTCCCGCCCCGCCGCTCCCATCCGCCTCGAGTACCGTCCGTCCGGCGGGACGCTCCCGCCGGAAGAACCGACCGATGGCGATCGATTCGATGCTCCGCCCGCAGAGTTTTACCCGCTCGCTCCGGTAGGGAGTGTATGACAACCCGGCTCGTCCTCGCCTGCGGGTCGTTCGGCCACTCGCTCTACGACGACCTCGGCGATCTGCCGGGGGAACTTCTCGTCGTCACCGACGAGGAGAGCCGCGTGGAGGCGTTGCGCGAGGAGAGTATCCCGGCGACCCGGGGTGACTGTGGCGACCCGGAGACGATCCGGGCGGTCGTCGACGAGGACGACCGCCCGGTCGAGACCGTCGTCGTGGCGGGCACCGACGCGGCGACGAACCGGCGCGCGGTCGCGGCGGCGCGCGAGGCGTACCCCGACGCGATGCTCCTCGCGTACGTCCCCGCGGAGACCGACGGAGAGACGCGCGACGCCATCGAGGCGGTGGCCGATCGGGTCGTCGACCC
The Halomarina pelagica DNA segment above includes these coding regions:
- a CDS encoding NADH-quinone oxidoreductase subunit A — its product is MSNPWIAIGALGVVAIGLPLVMMAMSAMLRPTVPEQGKSATYESGEVPTGTTRIRFNIQYYMVALLFVIFDIETVLIFPWTVIYRNAVSEAGLAQALVPMLIFIGVLLVGLVWAWRNGAVRWVRSDRTDRQQVET
- a CDS encoding NADH-quinone oxidoreductase subunit B, encoding MGEGVDARFNSKLREAFGSTPFILTKFDKFMNWVRGSSMFMLQFGIACCSIEMMHTYAVKHDLDRFGAGVPRASPRQADVIIVPGTIVSKFAPRMKRVYDQMPEPKFVVGMGSCTISGGPFQEGYNVIKGAEEVIPVDIHVPGCPPRPEALVYGVAKLQERVANGETSPVTVKPYELEQFGDLDRDELVQHLASQIDEEDLVMRYNWAESP
- a CDS encoding NADH-quinone oxidoreductase subunit D, yielding MSLEEPTPGSATEVGVTEQGLDYDAIESLLGDLVVGRESHVNAESFVVRPDRVAAALDRLKNRAGFDHLSCVTAQEYEDRFESIYHLKKYADPTHEVNLVVPTGRENPHSQSGNAVFRTADWHEREAYDLVGIEYDDHPDLRRILLPETWQGHPLRLDYDQEQPQVVAFREHANPLQQDQRDDDTDTMFVNIGPHHPATHGVLHLKTTLDGEQVADVDPDIGYLHRCEEQMCQQSTYRHQIMPYPDRWDYISAGILNEWAYARAAEDLADIDVPEYAQIIRTMSAELCRIASHMLAVGTFALDVYGDFTAIFMYATRDREIVQNILEDLTGQRLMFNYLRLGGVAWDLPDPREEFFEKTRDFLDDLPAKLEEYHDLITGNEIFQLRCVNTGVLEPDVAKSYGTTGPVARGSGIDYDLRRDDPYGYYPDLDWNVVVEDGCDNFARVLVRLREVEESAKIIEQCLDLLEDWPEDDREIQSNVPRTLKPENDREIYRAVEAAKGELGIYIRSDGTDKPARFKIRSPCFSNLQALPEMSEGEYVPDLVASLGSLDIVLGEVDR
- a CDS encoding complex I subunit 1/NuoH family protein, producing the protein MGPLETFVAALIAAFIVGNIMLITTAIAGPWAKRKITAAFTDRIAVNRVGPFGLLIIVADAVRLLSKELIIPEGADRPAFDLAPVVMVASALLGFAVIPMGSGIQLADPEVGLAYVFAVSSIASVGLVMGGYASNNKYSFLGGLRAVAQNIAYEIPLVVTAASVVIFAGSLQMSTIVNMQAEPLFTVAGITVPSWYAFVNPFAFVLFIAANLAEVGRNPFDVPEAPTEIVAGYQTEYSSVYFVLMYLAEFLHIFLGGAIIATIFLGGPAGPLLPGFVWFMIKIWAVFLLTQWARSAVPRVRIDQLIEIGWKGMLVLSFANLLLTAVIVGVIV
- a CDS encoding NuoI/complex I 23 kDa subunit family protein; this encodes MIGILKGMATTMKHALDGTTFTVEYPDQAPEVSPRFRGVHKFSQERCIWCRQCENVCPNDTIQIVTDEQRNGEQYNLHIGQCVYCRLCEEVCPVDAILLTQNFEFTADTKDEFAYNMEQLKNVPWYKDIDPLASREPDRGAWIGEGEGDVDYQ
- a CDS encoding DUF433 domain-containing protein gives rise to the protein MPVVSTPNVLGGDPRLEGRRISVLQVADLVLAGHGPEHVADQLGITLAEVHEAMAYYYNHPDQMEAVREAYEDLEADLAERSNAPHAPP
- a CDS encoding DUF5615 family PIN-like protein: MTRLAFLVDEHVPRVFTTSLRSSGFEATTARERYGERSNDRTILDDCRREEMVVVTNDRDFVRMGDEHAGIVMYTDRTLLLDAPLEAVEAITRINRYYTPAEIRNTVEWLDDWT
- a CDS encoding NADH-quinone oxidoreductase subunit J; the encoded protein is MAVAETLAFALFAIVTVGSALGVVLVRDVWHAALLLGVALLSVAVHYVMLRAEFLAAMQVLVYVGGVLILITFAVMLTRESASDEEVPA
- a CDS encoding NADH-quinone oxidoreductase subunit J; this translates as MTTRPRLKLDGSSMVPGLAAVALFVVMAAVFLTAQYGQPQGFAEGSITASIGYAMFDLVNLATHESEGFLIAFEIIDVVLVAALVAAVMLARREGGSAHGPAGASVRTDGGRADRDDSTEDELADEPTDGESPGEGR
- the nuoK gene encoding NADH-quinone oxidoreductase subunit NuoK is translated as MAVPVQYYLVLSAAVFCIGLFGILTRRNALFFLMSVELMLNAANINLVAFSYQFGNLTGQVFSLFTMALAAAEVAVGIGIILVLYRNFSDVDVTKATTMRW
- the nuoL gene encoding NADH-quinone oxidoreductase subunit L, producing MAGVFDYAPAIALLPFVSFLVALFGGKYMPKKGALAGIVATGGSLALSAWVALTVLGGETYNQVIYTFVATQDPFALEFGLLLDQLSSLMLVIVSLIAFLVHVFSLGYMNDEGEIGLPRYYAELGLFSASMLAFVMSSNLLMAFMFFELVGLCSYLLIGFWFRDDGPASAAKKAFLVTRFGDYFFLIGVVAVFATFGTAAFAGGESFPHLAEQALHGEAQVNTFGFAPETWFTVLGLLVLGGVMGKSAQFPFHTWLPDAMEGPTPVSALIHAATMVAAGVYLVARMYGFYALSPTALAVIAFVGGFTALFAATMGVVKREIKQVLAYSTISQYGYIMLALGTGGYVAAVFHLTTHAVFKALLFLGAGSVIIAMHHNEDMWDMGGLKDRMPVTYWTFLSGSLALAGIVPFSGFWSKDEVLFEALVHGLGGNPLLLAAYAMGLLAVFLTGFYTFRMVILTFHGEPRTDTARDPHGVRWNVKGPLVVLGVLAAVVGFINAAPIAELTGAHVDFLHSWLFHGPENLTGEHYETLLEEFAGYEAAYPLGEVGTMLASAAVSLGLALAGAGLAVALYRGPAPVEHTDRLGSIKTLLFNNYYQDEYQVWLAEGLTANVARGADKFDQGVIDGVVNGVSSVSLFSGSRIRRIQTGIVSNYAALLTLGLVALIVALGLVGGWF